Proteins encoded together in one Bacteroides ovatus window:
- a CDS encoding GSCFA domain-containing protein produces the protein MKRNEMMENRMNFQTSVELPAGMPSVSHADHILLMGSCFAENIGRQLMDAGFQLDLNPFGILYNPLSVSSALREIIRNKEYNKQDLFAYKDLWHSPMHHGSFSAFTPEETLHAINSRLHHAYKKLPELNWLMVTMGTAYVYKQKESGQVVANCHQLPESHFLRYRLSVEEIVEDYTALITEMSARNPDLKWLFTVSPIRHIRDGMHANQLSKSTLLLAIDRLQQLFPERVFYFPSYEIILDELRDYRFYADDMLHPSPLAIRYLWERFSETFFSPETKQVIVAVQDIRRDLAHKPFHPESEAYQRFLGQIVLKIERLIGKYPYLDFQKETELCHMRLNP, from the coding sequence ATGAAACGTAATGAAATGATGGAAAATCGTATGAACTTTCAAACATCTGTAGAATTACCTGCCGGGATGCCGTCGGTCAGTCATGCAGATCATATTCTTCTGATGGGGTCCTGTTTTGCGGAAAATATCGGGCGACAATTAATGGATGCCGGATTTCAACTGGACCTGAATCCTTTTGGTATTCTTTATAATCCTTTGTCCGTCTCATCTGCTTTGAGGGAGATTATAAGAAATAAGGAATACAACAAACAAGATCTGTTTGCCTACAAAGATTTATGGCATAGCCCGATGCATCATGGCTCTTTTTCTGCTTTTACGCCCGAAGAGACATTGCATGCCATAAATTCACGTCTTCACCACGCTTATAAAAAACTGCCGGAATTGAACTGGCTGATGGTGACAATGGGAACTGCTTACGTTTATAAACAAAAGGAGAGTGGACAAGTGGTAGCTAATTGCCATCAATTGCCGGAGAGTCACTTTTTGCGTTACCGGCTGTCTGTAGAAGAAATTGTAGAAGATTATACAGCACTCATCACCGAAATGTCAGCCCGGAATCCGGATCTGAAATGGTTGTTTACAGTCAGCCCGATCCGTCATATACGCGACGGGATGCACGCCAACCAGTTAAGCAAATCGACTCTGCTGCTCGCCATCGACCGATTGCAACAACTGTTTCCGGAACGAGTGTTCTATTTCCCCTCTTATGAAATCATATTGGATGAATTACGTGATTATCGCTTCTATGCCGATGACATGTTGCATCCGTCTCCTCTGGCGATTCGTTACCTGTGGGAACGCTTCTCCGAAACCTTCTTTTCTCCTGAAACAAAGCAGGTTATCGTAGCTGTGCAAGACATCCGCCGGGACTTGGCGCACAAACCCTTTCATCCCGAATCAGAGGCGTATCAACGCTTTTTAGGACAAATAGTGTTAAAAATAGAACGACTTATCGGAAAATACCCGTACTTAGATTTTCAAAAAGAAACAGAACTATGTCATATGCGATTGAATCCATAG
- the tatC gene encoding twin-arginine translocase subunit TatC: MAEMTFWDHLDELRKVLFRVVGVWFVLAIGYFIAMPYLFDHVILAPCHNDFIFYDLLRHIGKTFDLTDDFFTQQFYVKLVNINLAAPFFIHMSTAFWMSVVTAMPYIFFEIWRFINPALYPNERKGVRKALTIGTLMFFIGVLLGYFMVYPLTLRFLSTYQLSSEVENILSLNSYIDNFMMLILCMGLAFELPLVTWLLSLMGVVNKSFLRKYRRHAVVVIVIAAAIITPTGDPFTLSVVAIPLYLLYEMSILMIKDKKKTEEEVEDEAGDEVALSEE, encoded by the coding sequence ATGGCAGAAATGACCTTTTGGGATCATTTGGACGAACTGCGTAAGGTACTTTTTCGGGTAGTTGGAGTTTGGTTTGTATTGGCAATAGGCTATTTTATTGCTATGCCCTACCTCTTCGACCATGTAATACTTGCGCCTTGCCACAATGATTTCATATTCTACGATTTATTACGGCATATCGGTAAAACATTTGATTTGACCGATGACTTCTTCACGCAACAATTTTATGTGAAGCTGGTCAATATCAACTTGGCTGCTCCTTTCTTTATTCACATGTCGACAGCATTTTGGATGTCGGTGGTGACGGCTATGCCTTATATCTTTTTTGAAATATGGCGTTTCATCAATCCCGCCCTTTATCCGAATGAGAGAAAGGGCGTGCGTAAAGCATTGACTATCGGAACACTGATGTTCTTCATCGGTGTACTGTTGGGCTACTTTATGGTTTATCCGTTGACTCTCCGTTTCCTTTCTACTTATCAGTTGAGTTCGGAAGTGGAGAATATCCTGTCGCTCAATTCTTATATCGACAATTTTATGATGCTGATTCTCTGCATGGGATTGGCTTTTGAACTTCCATTGGTTACATGGTTGCTTTCTTTAATGGGAGTGGTCAACAAGTCCTTCCTGCGGAAATACCGCCGTCATGCGGTTGTCGTCATAGTGATAGCTGCTGCTATTATTACTCCGACGGGCGACCCGTTCACCTTGAGTGTTGTCGCTATTCCGCTTTATCTGTTGTACGAGATGAGTATTTTGATGATAAAGGACAAGAAGAAAACAGAAGAGGAAGTTGAAGATGAAGCTGGAGATGAAGTTGCCCTGTCCGAAGAGTGA
- a CDS encoding TrkH family potassium uptake protein, whose product MINSKMIFRILGFLLLIETVMLLCCGGVSLFYKENDLQSFLVSSAITTSIGILLLAIGKDAVKSLNRRDGYVIVSVAWVTFSLFGMLPYYIGGYIPSVTDAFFETMSGFSSTGATILNNIESMPHGILFWRAMTQWIGGLGIVFFTIAVLPIFGVGGIQVFAAEASGPTHDKVHPRIGITAKWIWGIYAGMTGTLIVLLVFGGMSVFDSICHAFTTTSTGGFSTKQASIEYYHSPYIDYVISIFMFLSGINFTLLLLMFNGKIKKFIHDAELKFYFWCVSFFTIFIAVWLHQTSSMEIEEAFRKSLFQVISLQTSTGFATADYMLWPSILWGCLVIVMIIGACAGSTTGGIKCIRMVILFQVVKNEFKHILHPNAVLPVRVNKQVISPSIQSTVLAFTFLYAVIAIISILIMMGLGVGFLESIGTVISSMGNMGPGLGTCGPAFSWSQLPDAAKWLLSFLMLLGRLELFTVLLLFTSDFWKKN is encoded by the coding sequence ATGATTAACTCGAAGATGATATTCCGGATTCTGGGTTTTCTGCTTCTGATAGAAACAGTTATGCTATTATGTTGTGGGGGTGTTTCTCTTTTTTATAAGGAGAATGACTTGCAGAGTTTTCTGGTTTCATCGGCTATTACCACTAGCATCGGTATTCTGTTGCTCGCCATCGGGAAAGACGCAGTGAAATCCCTGAATCGCCGTGATGGATATGTCATAGTCAGTGTAGCATGGGTCACCTTTTCCCTTTTCGGAATGTTACCTTATTATATAGGAGGGTATATCCCAAGTGTTACGGATGCATTTTTTGAAACGATGTCCGGGTTCAGCAGTACGGGTGCCACCATCTTGAATAATATAGAGTCAATGCCTCATGGAATACTTTTTTGGCGGGCTATGACGCAATGGATAGGCGGTTTGGGTATTGTATTCTTCACCATTGCCGTTCTGCCGATTTTCGGTGTGGGTGGGATTCAGGTGTTTGCAGCAGAAGCCAGCGGTCCTACTCATGACAAAGTGCATCCCCGTATTGGTATCACTGCCAAATGGATTTGGGGTATTTATGCCGGAATGACAGGGACATTGATTGTCTTATTAGTATTTGGAGGTATGAGTGTGTTTGACAGTATATGCCATGCTTTCACGACAACCAGCACTGGCGGATTTTCTACCAAACAAGCAAGTATCGAATATTATCATTCACCCTATATAGATTATGTAATCTCTATTTTCATGTTTCTTTCGGGCATCAACTTCACGCTATTACTGTTGATGTTCAATGGAAAAATAAAGAAGTTCATTCATGATGCAGAGCTAAAGTTCTATTTCTGGTGTGTCTCTTTCTTTACTATATTTATTGCAGTCTGGCTTCATCAGACTTCTTCTATGGAGATAGAAGAGGCGTTCCGTAAATCACTTTTCCAAGTGATTTCCTTGCAAACTTCTACGGGATTTGCCACAGCCGATTATATGCTTTGGCCTTCTATTCTTTGGGGATGCCTTGTAATAGTGATGATCATCGGAGCCTGTGCCGGCAGTACAACAGGAGGTATAAAATGTATTCGTATGGTTATCCTGTTTCAGGTTGTGAAAAACGAATTCAAACATATTCTTCACCCTAATGCCGTGCTCCCGGTGCGAGTTAACAAACAGGTTATTTCTCCTTCCATCCAGTCTACAGTATTGGCCTTTACTTTTTTATATGCAGTCATCGCTATCATCAGCATACTTATCATGATGGGGCTGGGAGTCGGTTTTCTGGAATCAATCGGAACCGTAATCTCAAGTATGGGTAATATGGGACCGGGACTCGGTACATGCGGCCCGGCTTTTTCATGGAGTCAATTGCCTGATGCCGCCAAATGGCTGCTTTCTTTTTTAATGCTCTTGGGACGTTTGGAATTGTTTACAGTATTACTACTTTTCACTTCCGATTTCTGGAAAAAGAATTAA
- the tatA gene encoding twin-arginine translocase TatA/TatE family subunit — translation MTNLLLLGFLPSGSEWIIIALVILLLFGGKKIPELMRGLGKGVKSFKDGVNEAKDEINKAKDELDKPVDPSKN, via the coding sequence ATGACAAACTTATTATTGTTAGGCTTTTTGCCCAGTGGTTCCGAATGGATTATTATCGCTTTGGTTATCCTTCTTCTTTTTGGTGGAAAGAAAATTCCTGAATTGATGCGCGGATTAGGCAAAGGCGTAAAGAGCTTCAAAGACGGTGTAAACGAAGCGAAAGATGAAATAAACAAGGCTAAAGACGAGTTGGACAAACCTGTAGATCCTTCTAAGAACTAA
- the dxs gene encoding 1-deoxy-D-xylulose-5-phosphate synthase: MNSEPTYNLLNSINYPEDLRKLTVEQLPEVCGELRQDIIKELCCNPGHFAASLGTVELTVALHYVYNTPYDRIVWDVGHQAYGHKILTGRREAFSTNRKLGGIRPFPSPEESEYDTFTCGHASNSISAALGMAVAAARKGDAKRHVVAIIGDGSMSGGLAFEGLNNASATSNNLLIILNDNDMAIDRSVGGMKQYLFNLTTSNRYNQLRFKLSRMLFKLGILNEERRKALIRFGNSLKSMAAQQQNIFEGMNIRYFGPIDGHDVKNLARVLRDIKDMQGPKILHLHTIKGKGFGPAEKHATEWHAPGKFDPVTGERFIANTEGMPPLFQDVFGNTLVELAEANPKIVGVTPAMPSGCSMNILMEKMPKRAFDVGIAEGHAVTFSGGMAKDGLQPFCNIYSSFMQRAHDNIIHDVAIQNLPVVLCLDRAGLVGEDGPTHHGAFDMACLRPIPNLTISSPMDEHELRRLMYTAQLPDKGPFVIRYPRGRGVLVDWKCPLEEIPVGKGRKLKEGSDLAVITIGPIGNVAARAITRAEADLGLSIAHYDLRFLKPLDEELLHEAGRKFQRILTIEDGIIKGGMGSAVLEFMADNEYKPTVKRIGIPNIFVEHGAVAELYQLCGMDEEGILTKIKEFIN, encoded by the coding sequence ATGAATAGTGAACCAACATATAACTTGTTAAACTCCATCAATTACCCCGAAGACCTACGTAAACTAACCGTAGAGCAACTACCGGAAGTATGTGGTGAACTAAGACAAGACATTATTAAAGAACTCTGCTGCAACCCCGGACATTTCGCCGCCAGCCTGGGGACCGTGGAACTAACCGTAGCTCTGCACTACGTCTACAATACACCATACGACCGTATTGTATGGGACGTGGGGCATCAGGCATACGGCCACAAAATTCTTACAGGACGCCGTGAAGCATTTTCCACAAACAGGAAACTCGGTGGAATCCGCCCTTTCCCGTCTCCGGAAGAAAGCGAATATGATACTTTCACGTGCGGACACGCTTCCAATTCTATTTCTGCCGCTCTTGGTATGGCTGTCGCAGCCGCCCGGAAAGGAGACGCCAAACGCCATGTAGTAGCCATTATCGGCGACGGATCAATGAGTGGCGGACTGGCTTTTGAAGGACTGAACAACGCATCTGCCACGTCGAACAACCTGCTCATTATCCTGAATGACAATGATATGGCAATCGACCGCAGCGTAGGAGGCATGAAGCAGTATCTTTTCAACTTAACGACTTCCAACCGCTATAATCAGCTACGTTTCAAGCTCTCGCGCATGCTGTTCAAGCTTGGCATTTTAAACGAAGAACGCCGCAAAGCGCTCATCCGTTTCGGAAATAGCCTGAAATCAATGGCGGCACAGCAACAGAATATTTTTGAAGGGATGAATATCCGTTACTTCGGTCCGATAGACGGACACGACGTAAAGAACCTGGCAAGAGTATTACGTGATATCAAAGATATGCAAGGACCTAAAATCCTGCACCTGCATACTATCAAAGGAAAAGGATTCGGACCGGCAGAGAAACACGCTACCGAATGGCATGCTCCCGGCAAATTCGATCCCGTCACCGGCGAACGTTTCATTGCCAACACCGAAGGAATGCCCCCGCTTTTCCAGGACGTATTCGGAAATACACTGGTGGAACTTGCCGAAGCCAACCCGAAGATTGTCGGTGTCACTCCCGCCATGCCCAGCGGCTGTTCGATGAATATACTAATGGAGAAAATGCCGAAACGCGCTTTCGATGTCGGTATTGCCGAAGGACATGCGGTTACCTTCTCCGGAGGAATGGCTAAAGACGGACTGCAACCGTTCTGCAATATCTATTCTTCTTTTATGCAACGGGCGCATGATAATATCATCCACGACGTAGCGATTCAGAATCTCCCAGTTGTTTTGTGTCTCGACCGCGCCGGACTGGTTGGCGAAGACGGTCCTACTCATCACGGAGCTTTTGATATGGCATGTTTACGCCCGATCCCTAATCTGACTATCAGTTCCCCGATGGACGAACATGAATTACGTCGCCTGATGTATACGGCACAATTGCCGGACAAGGGACCGTTCGTGATCCGCTACCCCCGTGGACGCGGCGTACTGGTGGACTGGAAATGTCCGCTGGAAGAAATTCCGGTAGGAAAAGGACGGAAACTGAAAGAGGGTAGCGACCTTGCAGTGATTACTATCGGACCGATAGGAAACGTAGCCGCCCGTGCCATCACCCGGGCAGAAGCAGATTTAGGTCTGTCCATCGCCCATTACGATTTACGATTCCTGAAACCGCTGGATGAAGAATTGTTGCATGAGGCAGGACGTAAATTCCAACGTATCCTGACCATCGAAGACGGAATTATCAAAGGCGGTATGGGTAGCGCTGTCCTCGAATTTATGGCAGACAACGAATACAAACCGACCGTGAAGCGTATCGGTATCCCTAATATATTTGTAGAACATGGGGCAGTTGCCGAACTATACCAACTGTGCGGCATGGATGAAGAAGGGATTCTGACTAAAATAAAAGAATTTATCAATTGA
- a CDS encoding bifunctional UDP-N-acetylmuramoyl-tripeptide:D-alanyl-D-alanine ligase/alanine racemase, translating to MSYAIESIAKSIGARRVGKHKATIDWLLTDSRSLSFPEETLFFALTTKRNSGARYIPDLYDRGVRNFVITEEDFKEVENGELRVESSMQHDGAQPTLNSQLSTLNFLIVPNPLKALQKLAETHRDKFKIPVIGITGSNGKTIVKEWLHQLLSPDRCIVRSPRSYNSQIGVPLSVWQLSEEAELGIFEAGISEMGEMGALKRMIKPTIGILTNIGGAHQENFFSLQEKCMEKLTLFKDCDVVIYNGDNELISNCVAKSMLTAREIAWSRTDIERPLYISRVTKKEDHTVISYRYLEMDNTFCIPFIDDASIENALNCLAACLYLMTPADQITERMARLEPIAMRLEVKEGKNNCVLINDSYNSDLASLDIALDFLVRRSEKKGLKRTLILSDILETGQSTATLYRRVAQLVQSKGINKLIGVGQEISSCSARFNDDLERYFFPNTEALLASNILKSLHSEVILVKGSRVFNFDLVSEALELKVHETILEVNLGAMVANLNHYRSMLRHPETKMICMVKASAYGAGSYEIAKSLQEHHVDYLAVAVADEGSELRKAGITASIIIMDPELTAFKTMFDYKLEPEVYNFHLLDALIKAAEKEGITNFPIHVKLDTGMHRLGFAVEDIPLLIRRLKNQSAVIPRSVFSHFVGSDSSQFDAFTRGQIELFEKGSQELQAAFSHKILRHICNTAGIERFPEAQYDMVRLGIGLYGVSPIDNSIIHNVSTLKTTILQIRDVPQEDTVGYSRMGHLVRPSRIAAIPIGYADGLNRHLGRGNAYCLVNGKKAPYVGNICMDVCMIDVTDIDCREGDQAIIFGDDLPITVLSDKLETIPYEVLTSISTRVKRVYYQD from the coding sequence ATGTCATATGCGATTGAATCCATAGCCAAAAGTATCGGTGCCCGCCGTGTGGGCAAACATAAAGCGACTATTGATTGGCTGCTAACAGACAGCCGCTCTTTGAGTTTTCCGGAAGAAACTCTTTTTTTTGCTTTAACTACCAAACGAAACAGCGGAGCCCGTTATATCCCCGATTTATATGACCGGGGCGTACGTAATTTTGTAATTACGGAAGAAGACTTTAAAGAAGTTGAGAATGGAGAGTTGAGAGTTGAGAGTTCTATGCAGCATGATGGTGCGCAGCCCACTCTCAATTCTCAACTCTCAACTCTCAACTTCCTCATCGTTCCCAATCCTCTGAAAGCTTTGCAGAAGCTTGCTGAAACACATCGTGATAAATTTAAAATCCCTGTGATTGGTATCACCGGCAGTAATGGAAAAACCATTGTGAAGGAGTGGTTGCATCAGTTACTTAGCCCGGATCGTTGCATCGTTCGTTCTCCACGCAGTTATAATTCGCAGATCGGAGTCCCACTTTCTGTGTGGCAACTTTCTGAAGAAGCCGAACTGGGTATTTTCGAAGCCGGCATTTCCGAGATGGGGGAGATGGGAGCTTTGAAACGAATGATTAAGCCTACCATTGGTATTCTGACCAATATCGGTGGTGCCCATCAGGAAAACTTCTTCTCCTTGCAGGAGAAATGCATGGAAAAGCTGACGCTTTTCAAAGACTGTGATGTCGTGATTTACAACGGTGATAACGAGTTAATCAGTAATTGTGTCGCAAAATCAATGCTGACGGCGCGTGAGATTGCCTGGAGCCGTACCGACATTGAACGCCCGTTGTATATTAGCCGTGTGACCAAGAAAGAAGATCATACCGTTATATCTTATCGTTATCTGGAGATGGATAATACTTTCTGTATTCCTTTCATCGATGACGCTTCCATTGAAAATGCACTGAATTGTCTGGCAGCTTGTCTTTACCTGATGACACCTGCCGACCAGATAACCGAGCGGATGGCCCGTCTCGAACCGATTGCCATGCGTCTGGAGGTGAAAGAAGGGAAGAATAACTGTGTACTGATTAATGATAGCTACAATTCAGACCTGGCATCATTGGATATTGCTCTCGATTTCCTTGTACGCCGCTCGGAAAAGAAAGGCTTGAAACGGACGCTTATCCTGTCGGATATACTGGAAACCGGACAAAGTACCGCTACGCTTTATCGGCGTGTAGCACAATTGGTACAGAGCAAAGGGATTAATAAACTGATTGGAGTAGGGCAGGAGATATCTTCTTGTTCCGCCCGTTTTAATGATGATCTCGAACGCTATTTCTTTCCTAACACAGAAGCACTCCTTGCATCCAATATACTCAAATCGCTTCATTCGGAAGTGATTTTGGTGAAAGGTTCCCGCGTGTTCAACTTTGATTTGGTATCCGAAGCCCTCGAATTGAAGGTGCATGAAACCATTCTTGAAGTAAATCTCGGGGCGATGGTAGCCAACTTGAACCATTACCGTTCTATGCTTCGCCATCCGGAAACAAAGATGATCTGTATGGTGAAAGCATCAGCTTACGGAGCCGGTTCGTATGAAATTGCCAAGAGTTTGCAGGAACACCATGTCGATTATCTGGCTGTAGCCGTTGCTGACGAAGGTTCCGAACTCCGCAAGGCAGGCATTACCGCCTCTATTATCATTATGGACCCGGAACTTACCGCATTCAAAACCATGTTTGATTATAAACTGGAACCGGAAGTCTATAATTTCCATCTGCTCGACGCACTTATCAAAGCTGCGGAGAAAGAAGGAATCACCAACTTCCCCATTCATGTGAAACTTGATACAGGTATGCACCGTTTGGGCTTTGCGGTAGAGGATATTCCATTGCTTATCCGTCGACTGAAGAATCAGAGCGCGGTGATTCCCCGTTCGGTATTCTCTCATTTTGTAGGAAGTGATTCGTCACAGTTCGACGCTTTCACCCGCGGACAGATTGAATTGTTCGAGAAAGGTTCGCAAGAATTGCAGGCCGCCTTCTCTCATAAGATTCTCCGTCATATCTGTAATACGGCAGGAATCGAACGTTTCCCCGAAGCACAGTACGATATGGTGCGCTTGGGAATCGGACTTTATGGAGTCAGCCCGATAGACAATTCGATAATACATAATGTAAGTACGCTCAAGACTACCATCCTTCAGATCCGGGATGTTCCTCAAGAAGATACGGTAGGATATAGCCGGATGGGGCATTTGGTACGCCCTTCACGCATTGCAGCTATTCCTATCGGTTATGCGGATGGACTGAACCGCCACTTGGGACGCGGCAACGCCTATTGCCTGGTGAACGGAAAGAAAGCTCCTTATGTAGGGAATATCTGTATGGACGTTTGCATGATCGATGTGACGGATATTGATTGTCGGGAAGGCGATCAGGCTATCATCTTCGGTGATGATCTGCCGATTACGGTGTTGTCCGATAAGCTGGAAACGATTCCTTATGAAGTGTTGACAAGTATATCGACACGGGTGAAACGGGTATATTATCAGGATTAA
- the trkA gene encoding Trk system potassium transporter TrkA, giving the protein MKIIIAGAGNVGTHLAKLLSREKQDIILMDDDEEKLSALSANFDLLTVAASPSSISGLKEVGVKEADLFIAVTPDESRNMTACMLATNLGAKKTVARIDNYEYLLPKNKEFFQKLGVDSLIYPEMLAAKEIVSSMRMSWVRQWWEFCGGSLVLIGTKMREKAEILNIPLHQLGGPNIPYHVVAIKRGTETIIPRGDDVIKLHDIVYFTTTRKYIPYIRKIAGKEDYADVRNVMIMGGSRIAVRTAQYVPDYMQVKIVDNDLNRCNRLTELLDDKTMIINGDGRDMDLLIEEGLKNTEAFVALTGNSETNILACLAAKRMGVEKTVAEVENIDYIGMAESLDIGTVINKKMIAASHIYQMMLDADVSNVKCLTFANADVAEFTVPEGAKITKHLIKDLGLPKGTTIGGMIRNGEGILVTGDTQIRPGDHVVVFCLSMMIKKIEKFFH; this is encoded by the coding sequence ATGAAGATTATTATTGCCGGTGCCGGCAACGTAGGCACCCATTTGGCCAAACTGTTATCGCGCGAAAAGCAAGATATTATCTTGATGGATGATGACGAAGAGAAACTAAGTGCTCTTAGCGCCAACTTTGACTTGCTGACTGTTGCCGCTTCTCCTTCTTCCATCTCCGGATTGAAAGAAGTGGGCGTCAAAGAAGCCGACCTGTTCATCGCAGTCACACCGGACGAAAGCCGCAACATGACTGCCTGTATGCTGGCTACCAACCTGGGAGCCAAAAAGACAGTGGCGCGTATCGACAACTATGAATATCTTCTACCCAAAAATAAAGAGTTTTTCCAGAAGCTAGGAGTAGATTCGCTGATTTACCCGGAAATGCTGGCTGCTAAAGAAATCGTATCTTCCATGCGCATGAGCTGGGTACGCCAATGGTGGGAATTCTGTGGAGGTTCGCTGGTTCTGATTGGTACGAAGATGCGCGAAAAGGCTGAAATCCTGAATATACCGCTGCACCAATTAGGCGGTCCCAACATTCCTTACCATGTAGTAGCCATCAAACGCGGAACGGAAACGATTATCCCTCGCGGAGACGATGTTATTAAATTGCATGATATTGTTTATTTCACCACTACCCGCAAATACATTCCTTATATACGTAAGATAGCCGGCAAAGAAGACTATGCCGACGTACGCAATGTAATGATTATGGGAGGTAGCCGTATCGCAGTCCGTACCGCACAATATGTGCCGGACTATATGCAGGTGAAAATAGTGGATAATGACCTGAACCGTTGCAACCGTCTGACAGAGCTACTGGATGACAAAACAATGATTATCAACGGAGACGGTCGCGACATGGACCTGCTTATCGAAGAAGGGCTAAAGAATACCGAAGCATTTGTAGCCCTGACCGGCAACTCGGAAACGAATATCCTGGCCTGTCTCGCCGCCAAACGCATGGGAGTGGAAAAGACGGTGGCAGAAGTGGAGAACATCGACTATATCGGTATGGCAGAGAGTCTCGACATCGGCACGGTTATCAATAAAAAAATGATTGCTGCCAGCCATATCTACCAAATGATGTTGGACGCCGACGTGTCTAATGTAAAATGCCTAACTTTTGCCAATGCGGACGTTGCAGAATTCACCGTACCGGAAGGAGCCAAAATAACCAAACACCTGATTAAAGACCTGGGACTTCCCAAAGGCACCACCATCGGAGGAATGATCCGTAACGGAGAAGGTATCCTGGTGACAGGTGATACGCAAATCCGCCCCGGCGACCATGTAGTCGTATTCTGCTTAAGCATGATGATTAAAAAGATTGAGAAGTTCTTTCACTAA